TCATGAGCTGGAGGCCTTCGGTCCAACCGGGGATGACGCCGTTGAGGGGGAAGCTGATCGGCTCGCCGCGGTCGACGGAGCTGTCGAACTTCGTGCCGTCGATGAGCGTGCCGGTGTAGTGGACCTTGACGGTGTCGGTGGGCTTGGGCGAGGCGCCGTCCCCTTCGGTGGTCTTCTCGATCTGCAGGCCAGATGCGGTGGTAGTGACGCCGGGCTTCTTGGCGTTGGCGGCGCGGAAGGCTTCACCCGCCTCGGCGTTGGCGGCGCCCTGGGCCTTGGCGTTGGCCTCGCCTGCGGTGGCGGCCTGTTCCTGCAGGCGCTGCATGGCGGCGCGCAACTGGGGTTCGGGCACGGCGGCGGCCTTGCCACCGACCGAGTCGCGCAGGCCTTCGACGATGCGGTCAACGTCGAGCTTGAAGGGGGCCTGGGCGAGCTGTTGGCCCATGCTGTAGCCAATGCCGTAACTGGCGTCGTTGAGGTCGTTTTTCATGGTCTCTTGGGTGGTGGCGGCCGGGCCGGTCGTGGGCGACGTGGTCGCAGGGGCCTGCGTGGTCGTCTGGCCCATGGCGACGGTCGCGGTGGCGGCCAGGAACAGTACTGCAACGGTGGTCAACGGTCGGCTCATCATCTTCGGCACCTCGTTAGTCCGGCCACGCTAATCGCAGGTGACCTGTGCACGCAACCCCTCAAACTGGAAATTCATCATAGGCCAGGTGCCGTTGCCAGGCGCGAGGTTAGGGGGACGGGCTGATTGAAGTGAGCCCGCCGCGCCGGAGGAGGGGGCGTTCTTGTTTGCTGGTGAAGGGAGTTTTCAGGGAAAGCGAAAATCCCTCGGTCCCGGGTTTGCACGACGCGTGGGAACAAGGAGAGTCGCACATGGCGAAGACGAAACCCGCGGCCACGCAGGCCGAGCGAAACAAGCGGCAGGGCGACCGATGCTGGAAGGGCTACGAGCCCACCCCCGGCAAAAAGCCCGGTACCAAGGGCAGCTGCAAACCCACGGACGCGACGAAAAAGGCCAAATCCAAGTCCAAGAGTAAATCGAAATCGAAGTGACGCGGCTCCCCCTGGCGCGATCCGTGTGACGTAGTTCCCTTCGTCGCTGCGCGGCGGTCTCACTTCAGTGAGCCCGTCTTATCGCCCGCGCCTTGCGTCAACTTCGTCAGCACTTCGTCGACTGTGGCAATCTTGTCTGCCAGATTGGCGAATGCGCCGACATGCTTCAAGTTCGCGTGCCCGCCCCAAAGGCTCAGTAGCACCTTTCCGCTCGCCACGGCCGCCGGCGCGTCCTCGAAGCGGCAGGTGTTGCTCGCGTCACCGTCGTAAAGGCCAAGCGCCGCAGCGGTCTCCATCCAGATGATCGCGTCGTAGCGATTCAGCTCGCGCGCGTGCGTGGTGCCAAGGTCCTGCCAGTACGCCTCGGCTCCTTCCGGCCAGTAGGCGGCGCCGTCGATCGTGCCGCGATCGAGCAGCAGCACCTTCTGTGGATGCTCAGCCGCGGTGCGGTTTTCTTGTTCGACTTGGAGTCGGTAAATCTGCCGCTGCACGTCGCGCCGGCCGGGCAGGTCCAGCTTGTCCCAGCGCGTCTGCAGGCGGTCGTACACCTGCGTGGCCGCCTCTGGCACGCGCACGAAGCGATCGGGGTGGGCCGTCGCGAGATGGCTTGAGATGACCGATTTTCCCGCGCCGGGGCCACCCGTTAACACGATGCGTTGCACGATCGGTGTCGCGGGGGTCATCTGGGGCGCACTATAACGACATGCCCCTGGTCGCTAAAGCGACCGGGCCGGCGAGCTATCCGGCACCGGGCTGCGCTGCATGACGCTATTCTCCGCAACACGGACAGACGGCCGGCACGTACAGGCCGATGGTCGCGGAGTACTTCGTGCCGTCGTAGCCCTCCCCTTTGTCATCGTCGGCGTGGTGGGCGACGATCAGGTAGTAGTTGCCGTCGGTCGGCTCGAACGTGGCGTCGCCTCCGGCGTCGGTCTTGCGCTCGAACTTGTCGTCGAACCCGCTGGCGAGCGTGTGACCGCGCGGGATGAACGACACCCTCGTATCGGGCAGCGGCTTGCCCTTGTACAGCAGCCGAACGGTGATCGCGGTGCCGGGGCCCATCGGGGTGACGGGGTTCGTCTGCGGCACCAGTTCCAGTGGATGGCCGAGCACGCGATCAAAGCCGGGGTTGTCGACCGGCGGCTTGTCGAGGCTTTTCGATGCGACCAAGAACGCCTTGCCGCTCTTGATCGACCGCAGCGGCGCGTAGCTCACGACGGCGTCGCTCGTCTGCACGATCGTGTACATGCCGGGCTGGTCGGTCTGCAGGCGCGCGGTGTGGTAGCCTTCCTTGGGGGCGTAACCGAGGTCGGTCAGTGATGGCTTCAGGTCGCGCGACTGGCCGTCGGGCCCGATGACGTTCAGCGCAATCGTCTGGGGCGACGCCTTGCCGGCCAGCTTGAAGTCGCGGTGGTCGTTGCCGTGATTGCCGAGCATCAAATCGACGTGGACCACGTCGCCGACGCGCACGAGGTTGGCGTTGGTCTGCAGCCAGGTATCGTGCGCGTGGGCGACAAGCGAGGCGAGCGAGAGCGTGATCAGCAGCGTGATGAGCAGTGAGCGGTTCATGTGTGATGTCCTTTAGTTCAGGTCCCAGAGCGAGTCGGTGTAATTGGGATGGGCAGGGTCGATGATGCCGTTGGGCGTGTAGGTGCCGACCGAGCCCGGGTAAAATGGCGATCGCATCGGCAGGCGCTCGGCGTGACCGTCGACGAAGCCGACCGTGACCATCTGCTTCGGGTGCCGCCTGTGGTTGGGCCGACAGGATGACGCGGTCGCCGCCCGACCCGGTGGCCAACAGTGAGTTGCCAACGACGGGTTGCCTGCGGGCTGGTCAGCAAGGCCGGCGTCACACAGAGCGACGGCCTCGCTCCACATCCGTATCTTGTTCAGCCGAACACCGTTCAGCGTGACGTTGAAGCCGTAGCTGGCCTCGACGTCCACGCGATCGTTTGAAGGGCAGTGCCAGACCTGGTTGCCCACGTTGTCGGTGTTGTCCTTCCCCTGGCGCAGGTAGGGGTAAAGCAGTTCCTTACGGTCTTTCGCGGGCGTGGCACCGATCGGTGGCACGAAGGCGACGTAACGCTTTGTGTCTTGGGCGTACATGATGCCCGCAGTGGCGATCTGGCGAACGTTGGACATACAGGCGACGGCCCGTGCCTGGCTGCGGGCGGCGTTCAGCGAGGGCAGGAGGATGCCGATGAGCAGCGCGATGATGCCGATGACCACAAGCAGTTCGACCAGCGTGAACGCACGCGAGTACGGAACGGTCTTCATGATGAAGCTCCCGTTGATGGGGGACAGGTTGAATTGTGTCGAGACGCGCCCGCGGAATGGCGGGCGGATGGGTCAGGCAGTGACCGGTGGGGCGCGGCCGCTGTAGGGCTGGTGGGCTGGTGGGCAGACGATGCGATCGATAACGGGCGGCGCCAGCGAGCCAACGAGGCCGAGCTGAGCAAAGTCGAACGTCGCGGGCGGTGCGACCATCAGCGCCGCGGCGAAGTAGCAGACGGCGCACGCGGGTTTGACGGGGGACTGCTTCTGGTCGTCGGCCGGCGCGTGGGTCGCGCAGCAGCCGGCATCCGATGAAACGCGTCCGGGCGCATCGCCACCGCCACCGCCACTGCCCGGCATCTTGACGATGCCGCGCGTGTGGCCGGGCACGATCGCGCCGAACCAGACGCTGACGTAAAGCAGAATGAAGATGCGTAGGCCGCGGGAGCGCACTAGGGCTACAACCTAATGCGGCGCGGCAGCCTGTCAAAGCGGCAAAATGCCTTCAGGCGTTCTGCGATGCGTGAAAAGCTCGATAACATCGTCTTCAAGCACTGCGAGTCATGGTGTCTGTCCCCAGTTGAAGACGAAGAGATCCTTCGGAGTACCTCAGGATGACGAAACTTTCATGTGGGGCAGCAATGGAACGTGCCGCTGAATCGGCAAGCCCTCGGGGGTTCAGGAGGAACGGTTTGACACGCTTTTCCGTCACCTCTACGCTGGCGCCCATGCGTCTCCTGTGCGTGGTCCTGCTGTCGCTCTGCCTGTGCTCGTGCAAGTCGTCGCCGCGCGCCGCGGGCGGGCGGGGGGACCTGTTTCGCGCGACCGGCATGCGCGTCCACCCGATCTTCACCGGCGCCAAGGACTGGACCAACGACGGCAGCCCGGACGGCATCGAAGCCTTGGTGGAACTGACCGACCAGTTCGGCGACCCGATCAAGGCCAGCGGGCAGGTCGTCTTCGAACTGTTCCAGTTTCGCCGGTACAACGCCGACCCGCGCGGCCAGCCATTGCAGACCTGGACAATGTCGATCCGCACGCTCAAGGAACAACGCGAACATTGGCGGCGCATCGGGTCGGCCTACGCGTTCCAGCTGCCGTTCCCGCAGATCGACTCGTATTCCAGCAGTGTGCTGTCGGCCGAGGTGACGCTGGACAACGGTGGACGGCTGCGCGACCAGATCGTCCTGCAACGCCG
The nucleotide sequence above comes from Tepidisphaeraceae bacterium. Encoded proteins:
- a CDS encoding FKBP-type peptidyl-prolyl cis-trans isomerase, with translation MMSRPLTTVAVLFLAATATVAMGQTTTQAPATTSPTTGPAATTQETMKNDLNDASYGIGYSMGQQLAQAPFKLDVDRIVEGLRDSVGGKAAAVPEPQLRAAMQRLQEQAATAGEANAKAQGAANAEAGEAFRAANAKKPGVTTTASGLQIEKTTEGDGASPKPTDTVKVHYTGTLIDGTKFDSSVDRGEPISFPLNGVIPGWTEGLQLMKVGGKAKLVIPPALGYGASGQGPIPPNATLVFDVELLGIESK
- a CDS encoding ATP-binding protein: MTPATPIVQRIVLTGGPGAGKSVISSHLATAHPDRFVRVPEAATQVYDRLQTRWDKLDLPGRRDVQRQIYRLQVEQENRTAAEHPQKVLLLDRGTIDGAAYWPEGAEAYWQDLGTTHARELNRYDAIIWMETAAALGLYDGDASNTCRFEDAPAAVASGKVLLSLWGGHANLKHVGAFANLADKIATVDEVLTKLTQGAGDKTGSLK
- a CDS encoding DUF4198 domain-containing protein; this translates as MNRSLLITLLITLSLASLVAHAHDTWLQTNANLVRVGDVVHVDLMLGNHGNDHRDFKLAGKASPQTIALNVIGPDGQSRDLKPSLTDLGYAPKEGYHTARLQTDQPGMYTIVQTSDAVVSYAPLRSIKSGKAFLVASKSLDKPPVDNPGFDRVLGHPLELVPQTNPVTPMGPGTAITVRLLYKGKPLPDTRVSFIPRGHTLASGFDDKFERKTDAGGDATFEPTDGNYYLIVAHHADDDKGEGYDGTKYSATIGLYVPAVCPCCGE
- a CDS encoding prepilin-type N-terminal cleavage/methylation domain-containing protein, with protein sequence MKTVPYSRAFTLVELLVVIGIIALLIGILLPSLNAARSQARAVACMSNVRQIATAGIMYAQDTKRYVAFVPPIGATPAKDRKELLYPYLRQGKDNTDNVGNQVWHCPSNDRVDVEASYGFNVTLNGVRLNKIRMWSEAVALCDAGLADQPAGNPSLATHCWPPGRAATASSCRPNHRRHPKQMVTVGFVDGHAERLPMRSPFYPGSVGTYTPNGIIDPAHPNYTDSLWDLN